In Nitrospirota bacterium, one DNA window encodes the following:
- a CDS encoding regulatory protein RecX codes for MRRQGISTAASSPDQWLQLAVRALARSDRTTAQIERLLAAKGATPSQIRAAVRRLTSLRYLDDAAFAVRWVDRRLARMPMGRARLQEELLATGCPEQIVLATVRATYRKVSEQDLAMQVVTTAGRTSSTQTLGRVARLLSQRGFDEETIETVMGPLMREDT; via the coding sequence GTGAGGCGGCAAGGCATCAGCACGGCAGCATCGTCTCCCGATCAGTGGTTGCAACTTGCGGTGCGGGCATTGGCCCGTAGCGATCGTACGACGGCCCAGATCGAACGATTACTCGCGGCGAAGGGGGCAACTCCTTCACAGATACGAGCCGCGGTTCGACGGCTGACATCGTTACGCTATCTCGACGATGCCGCGTTCGCCGTGCGGTGGGTCGATCGGCGACTGGCCCGCATGCCGATGGGCCGTGCACGTCTGCAAGAAGAGCTGCTGGCTACCGGTTGTCCCGAACAAATCGTGCTGGCGACCGTAAGGGCCACTTACCGTAAGGTGAGTGAACAGGATCTGGCCATGCAGGTGGTCACGACGGCTGGCCGGACCAGCTCGACTCAGACGCTGGGTCGAGTCGCGAGACTGTTGAGCCAGCGTGGCTTTGACGAAGAGACGATTGAGACAGTGATGGGGCCTCTGATGCGAGAGGATACATAG
- a CDS encoding response regulator, whose translation MPSTLVPDTTDHKPTVLIVDDEAAPRAALTQILKQDFHILTADNARAALAVLNDHGVDLVTLDLKLPDRSGSDLLTDIKREHAEIEVIMVTAYGSLQSAMDCIRHGAAGFLLKPFNASELLAISLQTAQKKQRLDQLRPVLTNSTTLWGPEPACTKAWQALVEDYTAMNRTGSLSSSHSDETSPLVPLISDLLEAKDRHLLNHGSRVSFYSTLVANRLSLPIAEQQSLALGALVHDLDLISAPVSHVLSIESDPQVHRPDLGARMGRAMGLSPDAVQIIALHHERWDGTGYPFGLREEGTPLLARIVGIAQAFDDLTAEKPGRASLPVHEALEQIEQQAGTAFDPTLTELFCRTMREQPPQH comes from the coding sequence ATGCCTTCGACTCTTGTTCCCGATACCACCGACCATAAACCGACGGTCTTGATCGTCGACGATGAGGCCGCCCCCCGCGCAGCCCTCACACAGATACTCAAACAAGACTTCCACATTCTCACTGCGGACAATGCACGGGCAGCCCTGGCAGTGCTGAACGATCACGGCGTCGACCTCGTCACGCTGGACTTGAAATTACCCGATCGTTCAGGGTCGGACCTCTTGACGGACATCAAACGCGAGCATGCCGAGATCGAAGTCATCATGGTGACGGCCTACGGCAGTCTACAATCGGCCATGGACTGCATCCGCCATGGCGCGGCGGGCTTCCTCCTAAAACCGTTCAATGCCTCTGAGTTATTGGCAATTTCATTACAGACCGCCCAAAAGAAACAAAGGCTGGATCAACTGCGCCCGGTCCTCACTAACTCGACCACCCTCTGGGGCCCGGAGCCTGCCTGTACCAAAGCCTGGCAGGCCCTCGTCGAGGACTACACCGCCATGAACCGCACAGGATCACTGTCCTCGTCGCATAGCGATGAGACCTCGCCCTTGGTCCCCCTGATCTCCGACCTCTTGGAAGCCAAGGACCGCCACCTGCTCAACCATGGAAGCCGCGTGAGCTTTTATTCGACGCTGGTGGCCAATCGACTGAGCCTTCCCATTGCCGAACAACAGTCGCTCGCACTCGGTGCGCTCGTACATGATCTCGATTTGATCAGCGCCCCCGTCAGTCACGTGCTGAGCATCGAATCAGACCCGCAAGTCCATCGGCCCGACCTGGGCGCCAGAATGGGCCGCGCGATGGGACTGTCACCGGATGCCGTACAGATTATCGCCCTCCATCACGAACGATGGGACGGAACGGGATACCCATTCGGCCTGCGCGAAGAAGGCACGCCCCTGCTCGCTCGCATTGTCGGCATCGCCCAGGCCTTCGACGACCTCACTGCCGAAAAGCCAGGACGAGCCTCGCTTCCTGTCCATGAAGCCTTAGAACAGATCGAACAGCAAGCCGGCACAGCCTTCGATCCGACGCTCACCGAACTCTTCTGCCGGACGATGCGTGAACAGCCCCCGCAACATTGA
- the alaS gene encoding alanine--tRNA ligase, which translates to MKNSTHELRQAFIRYFEQHGHQAVPSSALIPQADPTLLFTNAGMNQFKRVFLGEETRAYKRAVTVQKCLRAGGKHNDLENVGYTRRHHTFFEMLGNFSFGDYFKEEAILFGWEFLTKTVGLEKDRMWVTVFRDDDEADLLWKKIGVSPSRIVRCGEKDNFWQMGDTGPCGPCSELHFDQGPSVPGDDRPNGEGDRVIEIWNLVFMQYNRDAAGTLHPLPKPSIDTGMGLERLAAVAQGKYSNYDSDVFTPLLDAVASRAGVQYGAQDTTDRSMRVVADHLRAMTFLMADGVLPSNEGRGYVLRRILRRAARHGRLLGIVEPFLHELTAAVVSQMGPVYSEIRGAAATIAEATRGEEERFIATLDQGLPILNELIAKARSAGSKILTGSDVFKLYDTYGFPMDLMGEACREQEMTLDEAGFDQAIEEQRTRARKTGGFEQETTRPAVAELAGRLGATKFIGYDRLESDSVVLAILKGDRLVKEAAEGDAVELVLDMTPFYAEGGGQVGDRGMLMGPDGQVEIQETTRPVPTVILHTGIVTKGRIREGESLHMTVDATTRQAAQRNHTATHLLHAALRDLLGPHVKQYGSLVGPNRLRFDFAHFRPLTTRDIDEIELVVNNEVRKNERVATEVMSIQDAVAKGALAFFGDKYGEQVRVVTVESFSKELCGGTHCRQTGDIGLFRIESETGVAAGVRRIEAQTGSGALAHMKRLETDIRELADLLKVGQSELVAKTRKVITQLKDKERELEELKLKMASGSAVESAAKTIAGIQVHVQRTDGLDVNGMRALADQLRDKLKSGVVALGAANDGKVSLLVVVTKDLIARLKAGDLIKAMAAEVGGTGGGRPEMAQAGGKDPAKLDAALENVFGLVERMLER; encoded by the coding sequence ATGAAGAACAGCACTCACGAATTGCGACAGGCCTTCATCCGATATTTCGAACAGCATGGTCATCAGGCCGTGCCGAGTTCTGCCTTGATTCCTCAGGCCGATCCCACGTTGCTCTTTACCAATGCCGGGATGAATCAGTTTAAACGGGTCTTCCTCGGTGAGGAAACGCGTGCCTACAAGCGAGCCGTCACTGTCCAGAAGTGCCTTCGTGCGGGGGGCAAGCATAACGATTTGGAGAATGTCGGCTACACGCGCCGCCACCATACGTTCTTTGAAATGTTGGGGAATTTTTCCTTCGGCGATTACTTCAAGGAAGAGGCCATCTTGTTCGGATGGGAGTTTCTGACCAAGACGGTCGGTCTCGAGAAGGACCGGATGTGGGTCACCGTCTTCCGCGACGACGACGAAGCCGATCTGCTCTGGAAGAAGATCGGTGTGTCGCCCTCCCGCATCGTGCGGTGCGGAGAGAAGGATAACTTCTGGCAGATGGGAGATACTGGCCCCTGTGGACCCTGTTCGGAACTCCATTTCGACCAGGGGCCGTCGGTGCCGGGCGACGATCGTCCTAATGGGGAAGGCGACCGCGTCATCGAGATTTGGAATCTCGTCTTCATGCAGTACAACCGGGATGCGGCTGGTACGCTCCATCCTCTTCCCAAGCCGAGCATCGATACCGGGATGGGGCTCGAACGGCTGGCGGCTGTCGCTCAGGGCAAGTACAGCAACTATGACAGCGATGTGTTCACCCCCTTGCTCGACGCCGTGGCATCCAGAGCCGGGGTTCAGTATGGGGCGCAGGATACAACGGATCGATCGATGCGTGTGGTGGCGGACCATCTTCGCGCGATGACGTTCTTGATGGCCGATGGGGTCTTGCCCTCGAATGAAGGACGCGGCTATGTGTTGCGCCGGATTCTGCGCCGGGCTGCGCGCCATGGACGGCTGCTGGGGATCGTCGAGCCTTTCCTTCACGAATTGACCGCGGCGGTCGTGAGCCAGATGGGTCCGGTCTATTCAGAAATCCGTGGTGCTGCCGCGACGATTGCTGAGGCGACCAGAGGCGAAGAAGAGCGGTTTATCGCGACGCTGGATCAAGGCTTGCCGATTCTGAATGAGTTGATTGCGAAAGCGCGTTCGGCCGGGAGCAAGATTCTTACGGGCTCCGACGTATTCAAGCTCTACGATACCTATGGGTTTCCGATGGACTTGATGGGGGAGGCTTGCCGCGAGCAGGAGATGACGCTCGATGAGGCGGGGTTCGACCAGGCCATCGAGGAGCAGAGGACTCGCGCGCGCAAAACCGGGGGCTTTGAACAAGAAACCACTCGTCCTGCAGTTGCGGAGCTGGCTGGTCGTCTGGGGGCAACCAAGTTTATCGGCTATGACCGGCTGGAAAGCGACAGCGTCGTCCTTGCGATTTTGAAGGGCGACCGGTTGGTCAAAGAAGCGGCGGAGGGCGATGCGGTTGAACTTGTGTTGGATATGACGCCGTTTTATGCGGAAGGCGGTGGACAGGTCGGTGACCGGGGCATGCTGATGGGCCCTGATGGGCAGGTGGAGATTCAGGAAACGACGAGGCCGGTACCGACTGTGATTCTGCATACAGGCATCGTGACGAAGGGGCGGATTCGCGAAGGCGAATCGCTTCATATGACCGTTGATGCGACGACGCGGCAGGCCGCTCAGCGAAACCATACTGCCACCCATTTGCTCCATGCCGCATTGCGCGACTTGCTCGGCCCTCACGTGAAACAGTATGGGTCGCTCGTCGGACCGAATCGCTTGCGATTCGACTTTGCCCATTTCAGGCCGCTGACGACTCGCGATATCGATGAGATCGAACTGGTCGTGAACAACGAGGTGCGAAAGAACGAACGAGTCGCCACCGAGGTGATGAGCATTCAGGATGCGGTCGCCAAGGGCGCGTTGGCCTTCTTCGGCGATAAATATGGGGAACAAGTAAGGGTGGTGACGGTTGAGTCGTTCAGCAAAGAACTCTGCGGCGGCACGCATTGCCGGCAGACGGGAGACATCGGTCTGTTCAGAATTGAGTCAGAGACTGGTGTCGCGGCTGGTGTGCGCCGCATTGAAGCCCAAACCGGGAGCGGGGCGCTCGCGCATATGAAGCGACTGGAAACGGATATTCGGGAACTTGCGGACTTGCTCAAGGTCGGCCAGTCCGAGTTGGTCGCCAAAACCCGTAAGGTCATCACGCAGTTGAAAGATAAAGAACGCGAACTGGAAGAGCTGAAATTGAAAATGGCCAGTGGCTCGGCCGTCGAGTCTGCGGCGAAAACGATCGCTGGTATCCAGGTGCATGTGCAGCGAACGGATGGCCTGGATGTGAACGGGATGCGGGCGTTGGCTGATCAGTTGCGGGACAAGTTGAAGAGTGGTGTCGTGGCTCTCGGCGCCGCGAACGATGGCAAGGTGTCATTACTGGTTGTGGTCACGAAGGATCTGATCGCTCGATTAAAAGCGGGCGACCTCATCAAGGCGATGGCGGCGGAAGTCGGTGGGACCGGCGGCGGCAGGCCTGAGATGGCGCAGGCCGGCGGGAAAGATCCGGCCAAGCTGGATGCGGCGTTGGAAAATGTCTTTGGGCTGGTCGAACGGATGTTGGAGCGGTAG
- the recA gene encoding recombinase RecA, translated as MAEKDDKKRALDLALSQIEKQYGKGAIMKLGGADAPVDIPAISTGSLGLDIALGVGGVPRGRVIEIFGPESSGKTTLTLHVIAEAQKAGGTAAFIDAEHALDLGYAKKLGVQVDDLLVSQPDTGEQALEIAETLVRSGAIDVIVVDSVAALVPRAEIEGEMGDAHMGLQARLMSQALRKLTAAISKSQTTLIFINQIRMKIGVMFGNPETTTGGNALKFYSSVRLDIRRIESIKEGQEVTGSRVRVKVVKNKMAPPFKQAEFDIMFAQGISKTGELVDLGVEKKVVEKSGAWYSYQGERLGQGRDAVRDFLLSNQPLAREIEGKLRDIAGLPGRTPEKPVVPVKDEKKTDEKREERRPHKVGA; from the coding sequence ATGGCTGAAAAAGACGACAAGAAGCGTGCGCTGGATCTCGCCCTGTCCCAAATTGAGAAACAATATGGGAAGGGGGCGATCATGAAGCTGGGAGGCGCGGATGCCCCGGTGGATATTCCCGCGATTTCGACCGGATCCCTCGGACTCGATATTGCCCTGGGCGTCGGCGGGGTTCCCCGCGGCCGGGTAATCGAGATTTTCGGTCCTGAGTCCTCGGGTAAAACGACGCTCACGCTGCATGTGATTGCGGAAGCACAGAAGGCCGGCGGGACAGCGGCCTTTATCGATGCGGAGCATGCGCTGGATTTGGGTTATGCCAAGAAGCTGGGCGTGCAGGTGGACGATCTCTTGGTGTCGCAGCCCGATACCGGCGAACAAGCGTTGGAAATTGCCGAGACACTCGTCCGGAGCGGCGCGATCGATGTCATTGTAGTGGACTCTGTTGCGGCCCTCGTCCCGAGAGCCGAAATCGAAGGCGAAATGGGCGATGCCCATATGGGGCTGCAAGCGAGGCTCATGTCGCAGGCGCTTCGTAAATTGACGGCGGCCATTTCCAAGTCGCAGACGACCCTGATCTTTATCAATCAGATCAGGATGAAGATCGGTGTGATGTTCGGCAATCCGGAGACGACCACGGGCGGCAACGCGCTCAAGTTCTACTCGTCCGTGCGTCTGGATATCCGGCGCATCGAGTCGATTAAAGAAGGGCAGGAAGTCACCGGCAGCCGCGTGCGTGTGAAGGTGGTGAAGAACAAGATGGCGCCTCCGTTCAAACAGGCGGAATTCGACATCATGTTTGCACAGGGCATTTCGAAAACCGGCGAGTTGGTCGATCTCGGGGTCGAGAAGAAAGTCGTGGAGAAGTCCGGGGCCTGGTATTCCTATCAGGGCGAGCGGCTCGGGCAGGGACGCGATGCGGTTCGGGATTTCCTCCTGAGCAATCAGCCGTTGGCGCGTGAAATTGAGGGGAAGTTGCGTGACATTGCCGGTCTGCCGGGACGTACGCCTGAGAAGCCGGTCGTGCCCGTTAAAGACGAGAAAAAGACCGATGAAAAGCGTGAGGAACGGCGACCGCACAAGGTTGGCGCCTAA